A single region of the Camelus ferus isolate YT-003-E chromosome 2, BCGSAC_Cfer_1.0, whole genome shotgun sequence genome encodes:
- the LOC102524164 gene encoding transmembrane protease serine 11B encodes MSRYNVFSQRRSWPLWMTILIFLGTMAILGITIGLIVHFLAVGKIYYYQGNFHISGVTYNDSCEKAVSEASTNLSKDIETKISTTFQNSRVYKEYINSQVMKLLPNPSGSSVQLQLTFKFPPAKKNSMKPEIEAILHQILKDNMASWNAVPTSLKFIEISKAHAEMLTNNCCGRQLANSITSGNRIVNGKKAVGGAWPWQASMQWKGQHYCGASLISSRWLLSAAHCFAKKNNSEDWTVNFGTVVNKPYMTRKVQNIIFHENYSKAGVHDDIALVQLAEEVSFTKYVRTICLPEAKMKLSENDSVVVTGWGTLYMNGPLPVILRQAFLKIIDNKVCNAPHALSGLVTDTMLCAGFMSGEADACQNDSGGPLAYPNSRNIWHLVGIVSWGEGCGKKNKPGVYTRVTAYRDWITSKTGL; translated from the exons ATGTCCAG GTACAACGTATTTTCCCAGAGAAGATCTTGGCCACTGTGGATGACAATCCTTATCTTCCTTGGAACGATGGCAATCTTGGGAATAACTATTGGTCTCATTGTTCATTTTCTGGCAGTTG GAAAGATTTACTATTACCAaggtaattttcatatttctggaGTCACATATAATGACAGTTGTGAAAAAGCAGTTTCAGAAGCCAGCACAAATCTGAGCAAAGATATTGAGACTAAA ATATCTACCACATTTCAGAATTCTAGGGTATACAAAGAATATATCAACTCTCAGGTCATGAAACTTCT TCCTAATCCCAGTGGTTCCAGTGTACAGTTACAGCTGACATTCAAGTTTCCTCCAGCAAAGAAGAATAGCATGAAGCCTGAAATAGAAGCTATCTTACATCAGATATTGAAAGACAACATGGCATCCTGGAATGCAGTTCCCACCTCCCTTAAATTTATAG aaatcaGCAAGGCTCATGCTGAAATGCTTACAAACAACT GTTGTGGGAGACAACTGGCCAACAGTATTACATCTGGCAATCGAATTGTGAATGGGAAAAAAGCCGTGGGTGGGGCCTGGCCGTGGCAGGCAAGCATGCAATGGAAGGGCCAGCACTACTGTGGTGCCTCTCTGATCAGCAGCAGGTGGCTCCTATCTGCAGCTCACTGCTTTGCTAA gaaaaataattcagaagacTGGACTGTCAACTTTGGAACTGTAGTAAATAAACCATATATGACAAGGAAagtccaaaatattatttttcatgaaaattataGCAAGGCTGGGGTTCACGATGATATTGCCCTTGTGCAGCTTGCTGAAGAAGTCTCTTTTACGAAATACGTTCGTACGATTTGTCTTCCTGAAGCCAAAATGAAGCTCTCAGAAAATGACAGCGTTGTAGTTACAGGATGGGGAACACTTTATATGAATG GTCCTCTTCCAGTAATACTTCGGCAGGCCTTTCTGAAGATTATTGATAACAAAGTTTGCAATGCTCCACATGCGTTATCTGGCTTGGTGACTGATACAATGCTGTGTGCTGGATTTATGTCAGGAGAAGCTGATGCCTGTCAG AATGATTCTGGTGGACCACTAGCTTACCCCAACTCTAGGAATATATGGCACCTTGTTGGAATAGTAAGCTGGGGTGAAG